In Plasmodium gaboni strain SY75 chromosome 11, whole genome shotgun sequence, the following proteins share a genomic window:
- a CDS encoding hypothetical protein (conserved Plasmodium protein, unknown function), producing MDMTYNMRNAMASSRNMEEPQYDMSTIDLTQNSMNTNYLMNGSVLTNGYNNDYIVNNRDKYTGDMISQLKLDQGIPTYSHTLPMNGTTLADANDSLNIQGMMRTNMDTTGFDGYSHIMNYNNTQNTIQTNPITYRMEDYNNLNNDVMYINPTTGEKFSAEYVNSIPTNDSDNMLYSNNFKNNSINMNTLLNSHYNNLPYPIPIYESMNNPQMYMQHMNQKQTVNIPLQHVEKKSAPRNIANVNKRRIKTKKFFPCC from the coding sequence atggACATGACATATAATATGAGAAATGCTATGGCTTCATCTAGGAATATGGAAGAACCCCAATATGATATGAGCACAATAGATTTAACCCAGAATAGTATGAAtacaaattatttaatgaatGGTTCTGTGTTAACAAATGGGtataataatgattatatagTTAATAATAGAGATAAATATACAGGAGATATGATATCTCAATTAAAACTAGATCAAGGTATACCTACATATAGTCATACTCTTCCAATGAATGGTACGACTCTTGCTGATGCGAATGACtcattaaatatacaaGGTATGATGAGAACTAATATGGATACTACAGGATTTGATGGTTATTCACatataatgaattataataatacacaAAATACAATCCAAACAAATCCAATTACATATCGTATGGAagattataataatcttAACAATGATgttatgtatataaatcCAACAACAGGAGAAAAGTTTTCTGCAGAATATGTAAATAGTATACCTACAAACGATTCTGATAATATGTTGTATTCAAATAatttcaaaaataatagtattaatatgaatacattattaaatagtcattataataatttgcCATACCCTATTCCTATATATGAAAGTATGAATAACCCTCAAATGTATATGCAACATATGAATCAAAAACAAACAGTAAATATTCCTTTGCAACATGTGGAAAAGAAATCGGCTCCAAGAAATATAGCAAACGtaaataaaagaagaattaaGACAAAAAAATTCTTCCCATGTTGTTAA
- a CDS encoding hypothetical protein (conserved Plasmodium protein, unknown function) — protein MIFSGVTKKYAVNNLRSNLCYVSFLKINRYNYSSIFDLISRKKKERINENSTIIIDDTGKEEEYNGKKKVLKGEVPILNNNNNNINKKENVSYIIKSDLDKDNKFCDGYELINDDNIYNNKIYMLRYIKYLQINDDINKYRFISKHIINNVYKFKYNEILFILKIFCKRKYKNLLLLQCVSEYFYWLCKLKKSNKKNISYYLYYCSKFNYIPTIKYVDEYLETFVCYEKCVPGMNFFSLNMIEEETNDCTKDIKYIINVLYFLNICNLKKKKELFDTLLYMCIYNINDLTLKNTFLLLKIIINNIENDKYDISVFKTIHKNIERHINSLEDVDFQNYINIIFYNNIDPDETFFHFINNYLDKKDINISSNSMLSILKIMKKYNNKDHVMLKKMVHIMIDNFFNYTYDQILYVLKIFIQLNYFSQDFFNYLFKAFISSSDDDHIWNKLPAENWKDKKKIQGSIKENKYLSSDTYVSSNNNNNNNNYMVNMYENMLEGKKKIKEYEHIKYKHNNDNSCDKKVDSSDETYVGNLMNNKINVENDKTLQDDNHHYNNIFNFDDEKRDMRNNIFYNNILNEINNKDDNFIKDQNILLRNSWLDINIDEEKKEKKKKQKKINEISHLPLHLNIIKSKMKIDSSNIILNNIPMKNNNVYRRITYDILYIQMHIYLFIYLGICGHRDMKSLDKLSKKIQHYLYMAYNKEHDISDDNIEEKRKRKQEKLKNESIKMISFSYAINKMKENYNNFFLLSQENKNIQLLHSDIKSIQMINKEENKKLLKEKKKIQNEENHINTFNDNIKTNKNKKEKYISYTCQDDQKNIFIKKLKKSCLHFVYNKNEKLHIQKLEKKKKNKLKEEKNDNMNTMKYMNVDNFRRSKLINKDKMKDNVYKNVSDLKKRNKENVEQKKKILKVYQNDHPAFIRLHNRKLFRRYFNGMYRSQLYLDKIKTKKRQKENGMNKKKRKRDLRLRTYRKMKTLRNTILKRYGYIFKKNCNVVSSYINDCVYNEKEKNTCFKEDTYVDMILKKNEIHIDDCLFINYNSLYNVSKKNRLKKKYCNFISRSNELTYEEYIIQNDNYNMKKEYYKNDIIKWIYRYINNCNVFLKYNNKKGQLINEYDIKRLDICIRECNSYMKEEEEKKIKKKKLLISLKNISLICEACTNLYYYNNNLYDILLYNILKILDNFYNDSVIYMKQILICNENKSNRNMSKDYMKNDTNFYSDLSVIHDKCEENNILHNRTNKHNNIIINNNDIKCRRLYIYLFENTWRVLICYMQVNHFIKNILENDIRYNTFETLIDIYTHKYFYDNIKNIIYIINYIKSSNILYINNIKYSFVYIFFINYFNISIIVDSLFLFNKIIYMMSQMSYPKNIDHIKKKFNIILYNISNLYYIYIKTLLDSKNKVEIKNGKISTDNIIKHIYSNKDMHNLFSCVNFYILFLYILKNINEQKNYFINTTISGSIENNDMMITRDDLKIKNRTHRQNNLYVHTNNILTYDKTEQVKNDDDNNIIDNRYIFKIMLHYINLIRYSNILNNKSSNNNEGNETNIYIFTVIRFYYIFKTFYRNNKLLYYMNEKNYQDFFPLFIIKILNKKKIKEIYIPQLFSINKCVASYNKQEFIHGIITKHFAPFFFNKS, from the exons atgatttTTTCAGGTGTGACAAAGAAATATGCTGTGAATAATTTACGATCAAACCTTTGTTATGTctcatttttaaaaataaacagATATAATTATAGTAGCATATTTGATTTAATatcaagaaaaaaaaaagaaagaattAATGAAAATAGTACAATAATTATTGATGATACAGGTAAAGAAGAAGAATATAATGGAAAGAAAAAGGTTTTAAAAGGTGAGGTTCCtattttgaataataataataataatataaataagaaagagaatgtttcatatataataaaaagtGACTTAGATAAGgataataaattttgtGATGGGtatgaattaataaatgatgataatatttataacaataaaatatacatgttaagatatataaaatatttacaaataaatgatgatataaataaatatagatTTATATCTAAgcatataattaataatgtgtataaatttaaatataatgaaatattatttattttaaaaatattttgtaaaagaaaatataaaaatttattattgCTTCAATGTGTTAgtgaatatttttattggttatgtaaattaaaaaaaagtaataaaaaaaatatatcatattatttatattattgttcaaaatttaattatatcCCTACCATAAAATATGTAGATGAATATTTAGAAACTTTTGTTTGTTATGAGAAATGTGTACCAGgtatgaattttttttctttgaATATGATTGAAGAAGAAACTAATGATTGTACTAAggatataaaatatataattaatgttttatattttttaaatatatgtaatttaaaaaagaagaaagaATTATTTGATACCTTActttatatgtgtatatataatataaatgatttaacactaaaaaatacatttttattattaaaaattattataaataatattgagaatgataaatatgatatatctgtttttaaaactattcataaaaatatagaaagACATATAAATTCATTAGAAGATGTAGATTTTcagaattatataaatattattttttataataacataGATCCTGATGAAAcattttttcattttataaataattatcttGATAAAAAGGATATTAACATATCTTCAAATAGTATGCTAtctatattaaaaattatgaagaaatataataacaaagATCATGTcatgttaaaaaaaatggtacatataatgatagacaatttttttaattatacTTATGATCAAATATTGTATGTATTGAAGATATTTATAcaattaaattattttagtcaggatttttttaattatcTTTTTAAAGCATTTATATCTTCTAGTGATGATGATCATATATGGAATAAGTTACCTGCTGAGAACTGGAAggacaaaaaaaaaatacaaggttcaataaaagaaaataaatatctATCAAGTGATACATATGTTTcaagtaataataataataataataataattatatggttaatatgtatgaaaatatgttagagggaaaaaaaaagattaaagagtatgaacatataaaatataaacacaataatgataattCATGTGATAAAAAAGTGGATTCTTCTGATGAGACTTATGTGGGTAATcttatgaataataaaataaacgtagaaaatgataaaacGTTACAAGATGATAatcatcattataataatattttcaattttgatgatgaaaaaagagatatgagaaataatatattttataataatattttgaacgaaataaataataaagatgataattttataaaggatcaaaatatattattgaGGAACTCATGGTTggatataaatatagatgaagagaaaaaagaaaaaaagaaaaaacaaaaaaaaataaatgagATATCTCATTTACCTCtacatttaaatattataaaaagtaaaatGAAAATAGACTCATCAAATATAATACTAAACAACATACCTATGAAAAACAATAATGTCTATAGAAGAATAacatatgatatattatatatacaaatgcatatttatctttttatttatttggGCATATGTGGTCATCGTGATATGAAATCCTTAGATAAATTATCGAAGAAAATACaacattatttatatatggCATATAATAAGGAACATGATATATCTGATGACAATATAGAAgagaaaagaaaaagaaaacaagAAAAGCTAAAAAATGAAAgtataaaaatgatatcattttcatatgctataaataaaatgaaagaaaattataacaatttttttttattatcacaagaaaataaaaatatacagTTATTACATTCTGATATTAAAAGTATACAAATGATAAACAAAgaggaaaataaaaaattattaaaagaaaaaaaaaagatacAAAATGAGGAGaatcatataaatacttttaatgataatataaaaacaaataagaataaaaaagaaaaatatatttcttacACTTGTCAAGATgatcaaaaaaatatatttataaaaaaattgaagAAATCATGTTTacattttgtatataataaaaatgaaaaattacatatacaaaaattagaaaaaaaaaaaaaaaataaattaaaagaggaaaaaaatgataacaTGAATACtatgaaatatatgaatGTTGATAATTTTAGGAGGAGTAAATTGATTAATAAAGACAAAATGAAGGACAATGtgtataaaaatgtttCAGATCTAAAGAAAAGGAACAAAGAAAATGTGGAgcaaaagaaaaaaatattaaaagtaTATCAGAATGATCATCCTGCATTTATTCGTCTGCATAATAGAAAATTATTCCGAAGATACTTTAACg gTATGTATAGGAGCCAGCTTTACTTggataaaataaaaacaaagaaaagacaaaaagaaaatggaatgaataagaaaaaaagaaaaagagATTTACGATTAAGAACGTATagaaaaatgaaaacaTTAAGAAATACTATTCTTAAAAGATATggttatatatttaaaaaaaattgtaatGTTGTAAGTAGTTACATTAATGATTGTgtatataatgaaaaagaaaagaataCATGTTTCAAAGAAGATACATATGTAGATAtgattttaaaaaaaaatgaaatacatatagatgattgtttatttattaattataatagtttatataatgtatcTAAGAAGAACAggttaaaaaaaaaatattgtaatTTTATTTCTCGTAGTAATGAATTAACAtatgaagaatatattatacaaaatgataattataatatgaaaaaagaatattataaaaatgatattatcAAGTGgatatatagatatataaataattgtaatgtctttttaaaatataataacaaaaaaggacaattaataaatgaatatgaCATAAAAAGATTGGATATATGTATTAGAGAATGTAATTCATATATgaaagaagaagaagaaaaaaaaataaaaaaaaaaaaattattaataagtttaaaaaatatatcattaatatgTGAAGCATGTACAAacttatattattataataacaatttatatgatatcttattatataatatattaaaaatattagataatttttataatgattctgttatatatatgaaacaaattttaatatgtaaTGAGAACAAGTCAAATAGGAACATGTCAAAAGATTATATGAAGAATGATACAAATTTTTATAGTGATCTAAGTGTAATACATGATAAGTGTGAAgaaaataacatattaCACAATAGAAcaaataaacataataatattattattaataataatgatattaaatgtagaaggttatatatatatttatttgaaaaCACGTGGAGAGTTTTAATCTGTTACATGCAAGTAAAccattttataaaaaacatattaGAAAATGACATTAGATATAATACGTTTGAAACATTAATAGATATCtatacacataaatatttttatgataatattaaaaatataatatatattataaattatatcaaatcatcaaatattttatatattaataatataaaatattcttttgtttatatattttttattaattattttaatatatctataatTGTTGAtagtttatttttatttaataaaataatatatatgatgtCTCAAATGAGTTATccaaaaaatattgatcatataaaaaaaaaattcaatattattttatataacatatcaaatttatattatatatatataaagacACTTTTAGATTCTAAAAACAAAgtagaaataaaaaatggaaaaatTTCTActgataatataataaaacatatctatagtaataaagatatgcataatttattttcttgtgttaatttttatatactatttctttatattttaaaaaatataaatgaacaaaagaattattttatcaatACTACTATATCAGGTAgtatagaaaataatgatatgaTGATTACAAGAGatgatttaaaaataaagaatagGACTCATCGACAAAATAATCTATATGTacatacaaataatatattaacatatgATAAAACTGAGCAAGTcaaaaatgatgatgataataatataattgaCAATCGTTACATCTTCAAAATAATGttacattatataaacttAATAAGatattcaaatattttaaataataaatctagtaataataatgagGGGAACgaaacaaatatatatatattcacaGTTATAcgtttttattatatctttaaaacattttatagaaataataaattactttattatatgaatgaaaaaaattatcaaGATTTCTTTcctttatttattattaagatattaaacaaaaaaaaaattaaagaaattTATATACCTCAACTTTTTTCTATTAATAAATGTGTAGCAAGTTATAATAAACAAGAATTTATACATGGAATTATTACAAAACATTTTGCaccctttttttttaataagtCGTAA